A segment of the Candidatus Pelagisphaera phototrophica genome:
AGGCCAAGGAAACGCGATCCCTATCCGCAGCGTCAACCAGCTCTTGCAATATCCGCTCTGCGAATACGCGCCCCGCTTCCACAAATTGCGGGTCGTTTAACAGAGTCAGCGCTTGCAGAGGGGTATTTGTCGTCTCACGTTGCATGACGCAAAGCTCCCGATTCGGGGCATCAAACGCCATCATTGATGGCGAAGGACTGGTTCGTTTCCACAAGGTGTAGAGACTTCTTCGGTACAAATTACGACCCTGATCTTGGACAAATACCTGAGTTAAATCTTTGACAGAACCGTAGTGGCTGATTTCGCGCCATATCCCTCTAGGTTGGTACGGTTTAACGCTAGACCCTCCAATCCAATCATTGAGAAGCCCGCTAGCCTTTAGGGCGGTGTCGCGAATAAATTCACCATGCAGTCGAAAACGGGGCCCTCTCGACAACAAGCGATTCTCAGGATCAATGGATCTTTGCTCCTCGGTAACTTCTGATCGCTGTCGATACGTTTGCGACATAACAATCTGCTTAACGAGGGCCTTTACACTCCAGCCGTTTTCAATGAAGTCAACTGCAAGGTAATCGAGCAACTCTGGATGGCTCGGCCATTCTCCCTGGGCCCCAAAGTCAGCAGAGGTGGACACGAACCCATTGCCGAAAAAGAGTTGCCAAATCCGATTTGCTGCTACTCGACTCGTCAGGGGATGACTGGGGTCGGTGAACCAATCGGCGAGCGCGCGACGATCGCCGGGGGCGGCTTCAGGTAAAGGAGGAAGAAAAGCAGGTACGCCCGGCTCGACTTCTCGACCCGGCTGATCATAACTACCACGATTTAAAATATACGTCTTTCTGGGATTCTTAGCCGTATCCATTACTTGGACAGGATACGCCTCGGTCATCTCACCGAGACGTCTACGATAGGTGGCAATATCGGTATTCAAACTCTCTAGCTCAGGATCATGTAGTTCGTGATAATTTGCGATCTCCACGATCTCACTTTGGGTTCGCTCCTTGGTAGGTTTGTTCAATATACGCTGAATCGGGGAAGGGATATTCGTTCCATCGTCCTTGCCCGTCATCGCCATCATTTTAAAATACCCCGCATTGGCGATCTGCTGAAAGTTTACCATAATGGAGAAATAGGGAGCCTCTCTTGGGTCTACCGGCTTTTCAAACGTGAGGGTTAAATGCTGCGACTTTCTGACCTGTCCTAGGGGCGACCACGCCGTGGGCCATCGGGGGTCCAGTATTGCCCGGGCCGGATAGTCTTCATGGGAGTAGCTCGCGGTCGCATCCTTGAGAGCAACCTCGCTATTCAGGTCGAAGTCCGCAACGGGCACCTTCCCTGCCGAGACGGAAACGGCAGAAACTCCAAACGCTCCCAATTCGTCTTCCTTGCCATAACCCAAGGATCCTTCGTTTACCTCGGGATGCGGCAAGAATTCGATGCGAAGACCCGTTATCAGAGAATCCGGATCTTCTTTTAGCGAACAGGCAAATGAATAAAAAGTGCCTCCCGGCGCGATCGATTGCTGCTTCAGAAACACGGCCACTTCTTCTTGAAACTCCACCATAGAAGGGGGGATATTCGGATTATTGACCATTAAAGGCTTAAATTCATGGAATGCCAGATCCTGACCGAGTTGCTCCAAGCTCTCTCGCTCCCTAGATTCCCAGTCGCTCCGCAATCTCGACGCTCGCTTCTGCCTTTCCAATTTCAGGAACTCAATCGTATCCCGTACCGTATCCACATTTTTATGATGTAACGGAGACTTCGCATGGATAATCGGTTCCGCATTCTTGCCACCCGCGCCATCAATCCCCTTATCGCTGAGAGTATTGAAGTAAGCGAACATACGGTAAAAGTCTTCCTGCGAGATCGGATCGTACTTGTGATCGTGGCACTGCGCGCAGGCCATCGTCAGCCCAAGGAACGCTTCCGAAGTCGTCTTCACTCGGTCCACCGCATAGTTGGTCAAATTCTCCAGCTTTATAGTGCCACCCTCCGCGGTGATCATATGATTGCGATTGAACCCAGTAGCCACGATCTGTCCTTGAGTCGCATCCGGAAGCAAGTCTCCCGCTAGCTGTTCCCGCAAAAAGACGTCATAGGGCTTATCCTCATTATAGGCCTGAATCACCCAGTCCCGCCAAACCCACATTGTGCGTGCGCCATCCCGGGAATAGCCATTCGTATCCGCATATCGGGCCTGATCCAGCCAGGCGAGTGCCATCCGCTCGCCATAGTGAGGCGAATCGAGAAGCCGATCTACCAGAAGCTCATACGCATCTGGACGGTCATCATCCAGAAACTGATACAACTCTTCCAGGCTTGGCGGCAAGCCCGTCAAATCATAGGACAAACGGCGAATCAGCGTCCGCTTGTCCGCTGGCTCGCTCGGAGAGAGCCCTTCCGATTTCAGTCGAGCCAGGACAAATCGGTCGATCGCGAATCGATCCCAACCAGCTCTATCTGCGACCGGAGGCGCCGCCTTTCGAGGGGTCTCAAACGCCCAATGGTCCTGGTACTTAGCGCCAGACTCAATCCATCTTTTGATCGTTCCTTTTTGGGTTTCGCTCAGATTGAAATGGGAATCCGGGGGCGGCATGATAAGATCGGGGTCGTCGCTCACAATCCGCTTCCACGCTTCGCTTTTCTCAGGAGAACCCGCAACTAAGGCAAACACTCCCCCATCGCGCTCAGAGAAAGCGCTTTCAGGCAAATCAAACCGCAGCTCCGCTTCGCGAGAGTGCTCATCGGGCCCATGGCAATTGAAACAAGTCTCCGAAAACAGGGGGCGGATATCGCGATTGAATTGAACCTCTCCCTGAGCAAATTCCACCGTCCCGGGACTATCCTCACGTTGAAGCAAGACGATCGCGCCTGAAACCAGGACGAGCATTAGAATCAATCCAGCTAGCTTACTTTTCATCGGGTATCGAAAAAGAAACCGCTTACCCGCTTTACAGGCAAGTCAATTGGACCGCACCGAGCGGATTGCCCGCCATTCAATATTGACCCTCGACCAAGCTATTCTAACGTAACCCCTCTTTCAATCTCATCGATAATCTAGCTTAACCCCGAATATGAACCGCCAACTCATTTGCTGCGTACTTTGCCTCACTTCGATACTTGGAGTCGTTTCTTTGAGTGCCAAGGTCTCAACCCCGTCAATTTTCGGCGATCATATGGTTCTCCAGCGCAACCACGACAATCCGGTTTGGGGCTGGGCAGACGCGGGCGAGAAGGTAACCATCTCGATCGGCGGCCAAGCACACACGACTAAAGCGGATCGAGATGGCAACTGGAAAGTGACCCTAAAGCCAATTCCTGCCGGCGGGCCGCACCGCTTGACGATCAAGGGCAAAAACACGATCACTTTCGATGATGTACTGGTAGGGGAGGTCTGGATATGCTCAGGGCAGTCCAATATGGCTTGGCAGGTGCAGAATTCATATGACGGAGACTTAGTAGCCCTGACCGCAAACCACCCCGAGATTCGACTGATTTCCGTTCCGCAAGTGGGAACTCAAGAACCGCAGAAGGACTTCGATGGCGAGTGGGCCCACGCTGCTCCCGATACCGTGAAGGACTTTTCCGCTGTCGGCTATCGCTTCGGCCTACAACTGCATCAGGCATTGGGGGTCCCAGTTGGACTTATCGACAATGCTTGGGGAGGCTCCGCCGCCGAAGCCTGGATACGACGCGATGTCCTTAGCAAAGACAAACGCTACTCTGAATTGCTTGACAGGTGGAAGGAAACGGAAGCGACTTACGATCACGCAAAGGCGGTCGCGGACTACGAAGCGAAAATCACCAAGTGGGAGAAAGGGGGAAGCCAAGGCACTCGCCCCCGAGTCCCACGCAATCCCCTCGAAGGTCAGCATCGTCCCGCCAATATCTACAACGGCGTTTTGAAACCGACCATTGGATACGGAATCAAAGGGGCAATATGGTATCAGGGCGAAGCCAATGCGGGCCGGGCCTACCAGTATCGGCACCTTTTCCCGCTTATGATTCAACATTGGCGGGACGAATGGGGCCAAGGCGATTTCCCGTTCTACTACGTTCAACTCGCCGATTTTAGAGACAGGGTTTCGGAGCCTCAAGAGGCGGACTGGCCGGAACTGCGCGAAGCCCAAACCATGACGATGGACAAGCTCCGCAACACGGGCCAGGCCGTCATTATCGACGTCGGCGAAGGCCGCGACATTCACCCGCGCGACAAACACACCGTCGCCAATCGACTGGCCAGGTGGGCACTGGCCCGAGACTATGGAACAGACGTCGCCCACCAAAGCCCACGGTACAGATCGATGAAAGTTAACGGCTCGAAAATCTCAGTTGATCTTGACCATGTCGGTGCCCGCGGCCTTTACACTTTCGACACCCGTGAGCCGGTTGGCTTTTCCATCGCCGGAAAAGACCAGAAGTTTTTTTGGGCCTCCGCCCGTATTGTGGACAAGGATACGATAGAAGTTTGGAGCGATTCGGTGGAAAATCCAGTTGCGGTACGATATGCCTGGGCCAACAACCCCGATTGTAACGTGTTTAGTCGGGAAGGTCTCCCAGCAACCCCGTTCCGCACCGATGACTGGCCCGGTGTAACGGCTAACGTCCAGAAATAGAAAACCCAGATCGTCCGCTACCTTTGAAATCCTAGCCGATTCGGTCTACCCGATTCACTTGGTAGAATCGAACGGAAAGAACGCTTACCAGTTTGCCAACAGGTGTTTGTTTCCCTACCAA
Coding sequences within it:
- a CDS encoding PSD1 and planctomycete cytochrome C domain-containing protein — its product is MKSKLAGLILMLVLVSGAIVLLQREDSPGTVEFAQGEVQFNRDIRPLFSETCFNCHGPDEHSREAELRFDLPESAFSERDGGVFALVAGSPEKSEAWKRIVSDDPDLIMPPPDSHFNLSETQKGTIKRWIESGAKYQDHWAFETPRKAAPPVADRAGWDRFAIDRFVLARLKSEGLSPSEPADKRTLIRRLSYDLTGLPPSLEELYQFLDDDRPDAYELLVDRLLDSPHYGERMALAWLDQARYADTNGYSRDGARTMWVWRDWVIQAYNEDKPYDVFLREQLAGDLLPDATQGQIVATGFNRNHMITAEGGTIKLENLTNYAVDRVKTTSEAFLGLTMACAQCHDHKYDPISQEDFYRMFAYFNTLSDKGIDGAGGKNAEPIIHAKSPLHHKNVDTVRDTIEFLKLERQKRASRLRSDWESRERESLEQLGQDLAFHEFKPLMVNNPNIPPSMVEFQEEVAVFLKQQSIAPGGTFYSFACSLKEDPDSLITGLRIEFLPHPEVNEGSLGYGKEDELGAFGVSAVSVSAGKVPVADFDLNSEVALKDATASYSHEDYPARAILDPRWPTAWSPLGQVRKSQHLTLTFEKPVDPREAPYFSIMVNFQQIANAGYFKMMAMTGKDDGTNIPSPIQRILNKPTKERTQSEIVEIANYHELHDPELESLNTDIATYRRRLGEMTEAYPVQVMDTAKNPRKTYILNRGSYDQPGREVEPGVPAFLPPLPEAAPGDRRALADWFTDPSHPLTSRVAANRIWQLFFGNGFVSTSADFGAQGEWPSHPELLDYLAVDFIENGWSVKALVKQIVMSQTYRQRSEVTEEQRSIDPENRLLSRGPRFRLHGEFIRDTALKASGLLNDWIGGSSVKPYQPRGIWREISHYGSVKDLTQVFVQDQGRNLYRRSLYTLWKRTSPSPSMMAFDAPNRELCVMQRETTNTPLQALTLLNDPQFVEAGRVFAERILQELVDAADRDRVSLAFETVTSRLPRNDELEELVKALEEQRVYFERNEEAALAVLGVGEAMRNGRIDVADHAAFSVIANLIFNLSEAVTKG
- a CDS encoding sialate O-acetylesterase; this encodes MNRQLICCVLCLTSILGVVSLSAKVSTPSIFGDHMVLQRNHDNPVWGWADAGEKVTISIGGQAHTTKADRDGNWKVTLKPIPAGGPHRLTIKGKNTITFDDVLVGEVWICSGQSNMAWQVQNSYDGDLVALTANHPEIRLISVPQVGTQEPQKDFDGEWAHAAPDTVKDFSAVGYRFGLQLHQALGVPVGLIDNAWGGSAAEAWIRRDVLSKDKRYSELLDRWKETEATYDHAKAVADYEAKITKWEKGGSQGTRPRVPRNPLEGQHRPANIYNGVLKPTIGYGIKGAIWYQGEANAGRAYQYRHLFPLMIQHWRDEWGQGDFPFYYVQLADFRDRVSEPQEADWPELREAQTMTMDKLRNTGQAVIIDVGEGRDIHPRDKHTVANRLARWALARDYGTDVAHQSPRYRSMKVNGSKISVDLDHVGARGLYTFDTREPVGFSIAGKDQKFFWASARIVDKDTIEVWSDSVENPVAVRYAWANNPDCNVFSREGLPATPFRTDDWPGVTANVQK